AGAACCCGGATGAAATCTGGGAGAACCAGGGATTGTTGGATAATCGTTTTTTTCATTATGTGAGCTACCTGGAAACACGAGGAACTGTCCCGGCTTTTGCCGTGGAAATCTGCACGGTGGAAGACCCTGAGACCACCGAGTTTTGCCTGCTTTTGAAACAATCGGATCTGAATGAGATTCGAAACGGCAAGAACGTCTACTGCATGGCCAAGGAATGGGAGCGGGAGAAATTTGTCCGGGAGATGAACGATCGCGCCCTTACCAAATATGACGAAGAGAGTCTGGATGAGGCTCGAGAGTTGATAGATACGGCAATTCGTTTAAGCGGAAACGGGAGCGCGTACCTGTTCAATAATCGCGGCCTTATTTCATGGAAAATGGGCAAGATAGCCCAAGCGAAGAAGGATTTTATCGAATCGATCAAACTCGATGAAGGCAACGGTGATCCGTACTTCAACATAGGTTTGATCTACTTTGACGAATCGGACTACCCGCGTGCCCTCTATTATTTGCTGAGAGCAGTGGAAATAAACCCGGTGGATAGCCAGTTTTTGACGGAATTGGCGCATCTGTACCTGGAAATGGGTCGTGAAGAAGAGGCAATGCGCCTGTTTCAGGAAGCCTTCAAAAGCAATCCCAGCGACCCGCAGGTGGATTTTCATCTCGGCTATTATTTTCTCTACAAGAAGCACGAGCCTCGATGCGCCGTGAAGCATTTTGACAATGGGCTGCAAAAAGATCCTCACGACCAGTTTGCACTTGCAGATCTGGCCGTGGCACACTGGATACTTGGGAATCATAAGAAATCGCTGAAAATTCATAAAATACTGTGCAAGCATAATAGACTGATGCCCTATGCAATGAGCCGCCTCGTCTATTTGAATATGGAAATGGGAGATTACGAGGCAGCGCTGAATTACTATCAGGAAGCCCTGAGCCAAAATGAGCCTTTTGAGCCGGAATGGTTGCATTACAACGCCGCGTTGGTGTATGCAAAGACAGGCCGCCCCAGGCAAGCTCTGGACACTTTAAATCTTGCAGTGCGAGCCGGAGGGGAAGCAGTGGTGGAAAGAGCCATGTCGGAAAAGGCGCTTCAGGATCTTAAGCGTATTCCGGATTTTAAGAAAATTATCCGGCTCACTTCCAAACGCAAGAACAGATAAGCTGTAGAGCGGCGACACCGGATTATTGACAGAGAGAGAGGCACTTAAAGGACTTGTCGATTCCTGTGACAGGCGGGGAATCCTTCATACAGTCTTTTATCGGATACCGATTTCCTGATGAGCCTCACCGCAATGTCAGGTTCTACGGAGAGTTACCGGTATCCGGCTGAGCCCCAACGAATAAAACACGAAGGACGCGCCAGCAATGGAGCGGGACTCACAGTCCCTTAGGGAAGATCTCTACCGGGTGATTCAGCACTATGCCGACTTGGCTGCACTTGCCAAGAAGGGTGAGATCAACCCTCTCGGCCAAATCGGAAAAATACTTAAAAATACAGCTCCTTATCTTCTCCTCGTCATAAAAGACTATCTTCCTCAGCTAGAACGCCACGAAATCACCTTCTATGAAATGCTGTTCCAGATAATAAGTGAGGCACAGCGATTTCCGGATCAACAGGTTCTTCTCGACAGTCGCAATGAAATCCAGAAAGCAGAACATGCGGGCCGCATTTTTCTGTACGCTGTAAAGTGGCTGGACGCGCAATCGAATCTGAGGCCCTCACTCCAAGACATCGATGTCATGGCTCAGAAGCTTCAAGGGCTGAACGACAAGTACAAGAAGCGGTATTGCTTCATCGACGAAGAAACGACGACGCTCATTCCCTGCTTTTTTCTACGAGAGGAGACCGAATCTCACGAGAACAGCCTCGGGCGCCTGGCCGATTTGGTACGTCGCGCCATTCTGGAACTGCATCATTTGATGATCGATCACGAACCGGAGCGAAAATCGTTTCTTTCCATTTTCCGGACTACCAATCATGCGCGCGAAGAAGCGGAAAACGATTTGGTGCAGCTTGCGTGGTTTCTCTTCCGTTGTGGTTTCCCTGTCAATCGCATAGCCACCGGTTACTATAAGGACGCCTTATCTAATTTCCTGAATGAAAGAATATTGATTCACCTTGCAAAGACTGCGAAAAGCCTGGATACCATCCAGGGAATTTCCAACCATTTGTGGCTCACATGCTTAATGGAATTTAGCACGTTCTTTGAAATTGCTAACGATTATGTTGATCTGAATGATGCCAAAGAAGTCAATAAGCATATTAAGATAATAAAAGGAAGGAATCGGCGTGGAGGAAACCTCCTGGAGAGAATAATCGAATTGCTCCAAATATACGCTGATCATCCCAATGGCAAGCTTCCTGCCAGCTTTCTCCTCTACCGCTATTACGCATCGTTCGGAGACTATCACGGGGATCGCAGATTAGACGACCGAACCCGTGCCCTCAAGGCAGTGGAATTGTACAAACCCCTGCTCGATCGTTCGGAAATCGAGAAAAAGGCTGCAGAAGGACTCCAGGAATCGGGTAAATGCTTCAGTTCCAAGACCCAGGACGAAATGGCAGGACTTTTCAAGTTGATTATGGATTCTCTCGAGAATCCTGCATCGATAAAAGGCAAGAAAGTCAAAGTCCTCGGTGACATATCCTCAGGTGCCATGGGTTCGGTGAGTGTCGGAATTTACCGAAATCAAATCGTAGCACTTAAGCGAGTTCGCTCACAGATCTCGTCCGCTCTGGGGGATCCGGAGGCACTCCTGGATTATGAATCCAAGATACATGCGCGGGTCCAATTGCCGGAACCGCATGCCTGCGTAGTCGATTATTACGGTCTTATCGAACAAGACAATGAAAAGATCATGGTAAACGGCTACCATCCGAACGACAATCTCACGCAACTCGTCGAAAGGAATTGGCTGGAAAAGTACAAGCCACCATTTAATGTGGAAAGCAAACTGAACCTTGCAGTCCTGGAAATCATCGTGAATCAGCTTTTGGATTGCCTGCGTTTTTTCAGACTCAAGGGGGTTGTCCATCGGGATCTGAAGACGGACAATATCTTGTACATGGTAGACGAAAATGAACGTCTGAATCGGATCAAAGTCATTGATTTCGGAGTGGCTTTGGCTATCGGACCGGGAGCAATAGAAGACCTGTTCAGAGGAAAAGTGGTTGGAACGTTTGCCTATATGGCCCCGGAGCAGGCAAAAGGCAAGAGCGTCTTTCAGTCCGATCTCTATAGTGTCGGCGCAATATTTACGGTGCTCCTAACAGGGAAACTTCCCATGGTGTTTCCCAAGACAAAGACCCGTCAGGATTTGGTGCGACAGATTCTTAGGATAGAAAAAGAGCCTCGCCCGAGACTCACCGAGTTAAATCCGTTCTTGAAGAAGAACACGACCTTGGAGCATATTGCCGCCACCGTGGAGAGCATGCTGGATCTCGATCCCATGAGAAGACCGAACCTTGAAGAAGTGCAAGAGGCATTCGACGGAGTCTTCCAGCACATAGGACAGGAAAAGCATACACTCAGCATTTATTATCATCGCGGATGATCTGCACTGTCTTCCGCGAAGTGAGCGCTCTCATGAAATTTGTACGAATATGCTGTCTCATGCTCCTACTAACGAGCGTTGTGGCGGGAACTGCTGAATTCTCGGAGGCTTCACCCGCGTGCTCGGATTTGATCGAAACCATTCGACAAGTGAATTATCGAAATCTCGGATTACAGTATCTTCTGGCGTACTACACGGAAATTGGGTCCTGCTCTATGCCGGATGGAGAAGCATACTGCTTCGAATGTGAGACCGATCTCATAAGAACTCAACTGCTCGTAATGAAACCATTCTTCGGAAATACCCTTTCCTGGACCGAAACTGCTTGCCCTTGCCCTACCCAATAGAAGAAATAAGACTAGGAAAAACACTTCCTTACGGACTTGCGGTCAAGAAAGTTCTTTCTGGAGCGGAAGCACTTCACCTGCCCTGGAGGTCAGTGCGGTAAGCATCTTGTACCATTTCGCAATTATGCGTATAAGATGGCGAAGGCTGAGGTGTTCTGAGCGGAGTGATTAGACGGCCTTGCGTCGTCCGGAGCGAAGGATACCTCAAGCCTGCCAGATTACAAAAACAAAAGCGAATCGGTATTGAATGCCAAACGGTATTATGCCCCTTGTGGGTGCCCGGTAACGACCGGCCTCCGTGCCGGTCATTCCGGGAACGGCAGGCAAGAGACCTGACCCTACAGTGGTTTCCGCAATGCCAGGACCGGGAATCTCAATTTATAGCGGAAGTTCCCTGCGATGAAGGCTGCTCTGATGGGGTCACGACAAGCGGGGCTCCATGTTTACATTCAACACGGATCAATTCGATTGAAGACAGTTGATCCAGTCCTTTCCTGTAGACTCCTCGGGATACGGCCAACAGCTTCAGGATCTTACCTCGATTTATCTCTCTTCACGGTTAATTATCGTATAAGCCTTGTTCAACTCTCTTTGCACCTTTTTCAAAGACTTATACAGTGCGTCCAAATCCTTTGATTCAGACGTTACTGCTTGAGCGAATTCCAAGCTGGTTTTCGCTAAACCAAAAGCAGCCCCATAAATCAATGGATAATTTGAACCTGCTTTTAAATGCTTAGCTTTTTCATACAGGTCATTGATTTCGGGTCCCCAATCTTTGAGCACATGAGACTTGGATTGCCTTGATGAGGGCTGAGGTTCAAGGCTTTCTATGACTGGGAGAATTGCGAGCTCTTGCTTAACCTTAGCATTCCAATCTCTTCGTCCCATAGGGATGAAAGAAAATAGCCCGGCGATTGAAAAACTGTCGCGGAATTCAAAAAATCGGAAAAATCGTGCTACTATGGCACGGTTTCGCGCCATCTGAATTCCCAGCTCATGTAGGATGAGATGAGCGAAGCGAGTCACATCGGTCGAGAAAGACCTCGACTGATGCGGTTCTCACTGGTCACAGCATCCTACGCTGGCTGTAGGGGCGGACCAGAGCGTCCGCCCCAATAAGGGCAGACGCATTGGTCTGCCCCTACCCGGATGGAGAATCGTGGCACGATTTCGTTGCTCCAAACAGTTTTGCGACAGGTTCTTGATCGCCGGGAAAGCCAATCAAACATATAGCGCAGTCCTGCGGGGACGATTGCCAGGTTGGTTGTCCTATAGGAATCAGTCGTTCCTCAGGGACTCAAAATCGCGATGAATGCTCGTCAACCGGCGATAAATCACCGGCCTATTATCAGACTGTTCCTCCGGAACAAAAAGGAATATCTTGCTGATGTTATTAAATAATCCATAGCTACCCGGCGAGGGTTTCTTTTTCGATTTCTTCGAGCTGCTGGTGCAGTTCTTCCCAGCGGGCCTCCAGACCTTTTATCTCTTTTGAAAGAGCAGGGTCTTCTTCCAAGAGGGGTCGGATCTTTTCTTTCTTTTCATAAATGGTCGGATCGGCAAGAAGCGTTTCTATTTCACGTTTTCGTGTTTCCTTTTTCTCCAGCGTCTTTTCTATGCGTTGAATCTCTTGTTTGATTGGAGCTTGCTTTCTGAACAGGGCGATTCTGGCCTGTGCGTCTCGCCTTCGCTTATCCTTTCGGGATTCCTTCTGGTCGGAATCCTCTTGCTGGATGGGATCCGGTGCAGGTTTCGGCGATTCCGGGATGAAATCCTCTTCTGCGGCCATGAGTTTTTTCTTGTATTGATAATCTTCATAGTTGCCGATGAAGTACTCGGCAGACCCCTTCTCTATTTCAAGTATTCCCGTACAAATCGCATTCATGAGTCGCCGATCGTGGGTGATCAGTATCAGCGTGCCATCGAACTTCGACAGCCCTTGTTCGAGAATTTCGCACGAAGAAATATCGAGGTGATTCGTAGGCTCGTCCATGAGCAACAGGTTCGGAGGAGAAAGCAGTATTCGGGTTAGCGCTAGTCGGCTTTTCTCCCCGCCCGAGAGCACTTTGACCTTCTTGTACACGTCATCGCCGGAAAACAGGAATGCTCCCAATAAATTCCTGACTTCCTGCTCGGTGATCCCC
The sequence above is a segment of the Desulfomonile tiedjei DSM 6799 genome. Coding sequences within it:
- a CDS encoding tetratricopeptide repeat protein, with product MATIDMNDLNSTEDLPSEEQESFLPAFPCRKAILHALPEMIPTPDLGKKDFISWVDSTLENPDEIWENQGLLDNRFFHYVSYLETRGTVPAFAVEICTVEDPETTEFCLLLKQSDLNEIRNGKNVYCMAKEWEREKFVREMNDRALTKYDEESLDEARELIDTAIRLSGNGSAYLFNNRGLISWKMGKIAQAKKDFIESIKLDEGNGDPYFNIGLIYFDESDYPRALYYLLRAVEINPVDSQFLTELAHLYLEMGREEEAMRLFQEAFKSNPSDPQVDFHLGYYFLYKKHEPRCAVKHFDNGLQKDPHDQFALADLAVAHWILGNHKKSLKIHKILCKHNRLMPYAMSRLVYLNMEMGDYEAALNYYQEALSQNEPFEPEWLHYNAALVYAKTGRPRQALDTLNLAVRAGGEAVVERAMSEKALQDLKRIPDFKKIIRLTSKRKNR
- a CDS encoding serine/threonine protein kinase; the protein is MERDSQSLREDLYRVIQHYADLAALAKKGEINPLGQIGKILKNTAPYLLLVIKDYLPQLERHEITFYEMLFQIISEAQRFPDQQVLLDSRNEIQKAEHAGRIFLYAVKWLDAQSNLRPSLQDIDVMAQKLQGLNDKYKKRYCFIDEETTTLIPCFFLREETESHENSLGRLADLVRRAILELHHLMIDHEPERKSFLSIFRTTNHAREEAENDLVQLAWFLFRCGFPVNRIATGYYKDALSNFLNERILIHLAKTAKSLDTIQGISNHLWLTCLMEFSTFFEIANDYVDLNDAKEVNKHIKIIKGRNRRGGNLLERIIELLQIYADHPNGKLPASFLLYRYYASFGDYHGDRRLDDRTRALKAVELYKPLLDRSEIEKKAAEGLQESGKCFSSKTQDEMAGLFKLIMDSLENPASIKGKKVKVLGDISSGAMGSVSVGIYRNQIVALKRVRSQISSALGDPEALLDYESKIHARVQLPEPHACVVDYYGLIEQDNEKIMVNGYHPNDNLTQLVERNWLEKYKPPFNVESKLNLAVLEIIVNQLLDCLRFFRLKGVVHRDLKTDNILYMVDENERLNRIKVIDFGVALAIGPGAIEDLFRGKVVGTFAYMAPEQAKGKSVFQSDLYSVGAIFTVLLTGKLPMVFPKTKTRQDLVRQILRIEKEPRPRLTELNPFLKKNTTLEHIAATVESMLDLDPMRRPNLEEVQEAFDGVFQHIGQEKHTLSIYYHRG